DNA from Thermodesulfobacteriota bacterium:
GAAGAAAAGGCTGAAGATGTAATTCCTAAACAAGAACTGGATCAAGGTTTAGTAGCTAATGATGGTCGAGATGATAATGATAGTTCAATTTCCAAAGACACTGATCAAGAACTGGTTGTCGAAGAACCAATAAATCCTGAATTAGAACCTAATGATAAGAGTTATCCGGCTTTAAATATAGCATCTGATTTTGGTAAGGCTAGATGGGGCATGACCAGGGAACAGGTCATTCAAGCTGAAGCATCTAATCCAAATTGGGAATCCCCCACTTCAATTGGATACAGTCATAATAACAACGGCCACATCGCACATACCGAATATATCTTTACGGCTAATCGTCTAACCATGGGGCAATACTTAATAGTAGTACCAAATTCAGAGGAAGACCGCTATTTAAAAGAATATGAAAATCAAAAAAATCTTATATCCAGAAAATTTGGTAGTCCAAAGATACATGAAGAAAACTGGTTAAACTCTTTATACAAGGATAAGCCTGAGCGTCATGGATTTGCAGTCTATATTGGTCATCTGAGTTATAAGTCCAAATGGGACACAGAGCGCACTGAAGTTTTACTTGAGCTTAAAAGTAATAATTATAATATGACATTAGAGACGCATTATTCTCAGAATTAATCAGTATATCAAAATGCAAATCATTGCAATATTTGGGCATACCTTTTATAATCAACTATATAGTTCCTGTTTTATTGTTACTACAGTAATTTGCGTACAAATAATAAAGTAATATATAAAGATTTATTTCCTAAATACAGCCGGTTGTTATCATAGAGAGTTTATGTTTTGATAGAATACAAAGTTGAAAATATAACACTTACGGATGATGAAAAGTCTTTCGTCGTTGATTTGAGCGTTGAGATGGAAGATGTGGACTTTGATTCAGATCCTGTTTACCTATCTTTAACCTTTACTATAGTTAATGATTCAAGTGATCTTGAGAATATTAAAGAAAAGGCAGTTATTAAAGGCAAGGGTCTTTTAAAAAGAGTCCTGCTAGAAGATGCTCAGCAAGAACTGTTCTAGAATAAATTCCTGATTATAAATAAACTTAAAATTTAATCTTTTGAATTTTTCGACCATGTCCGAAAATGGCGAGCATTCTTCTAGTAACCCATGTATATTCCTAGTATGAAGTCAAAAGAAGATATTTACTACGAGGCAATTCTTACAAGAGATTACCGGTTTGATGGAAAGTTTTTTGCAGGCTCTACATCAACTTGGATATATTGCAGACCGATATGCCCAGCAAAGCCGAAAAGGGAGAATGTCAGATTTTTCGATACAGCAATAGAAGCTGAAAGTGCAGGTTTTAGACCATGTCTTCGTTGCCATCCAGAAAGTGCTCCATCCTCACCTGCATGGCTTGGGAAAAGCAATATAGTAAAACGCGGGTTAAACATTCTGTTAGGAGCTGATTTCTATGAATATGATGAGGATAGTTTTGCAAACGTCCTAGGAATAAGCGCAAGACATGTAAGACGCCTATTTCTAGATGAAATTGGCAGAACTCCTAAAAGCATAGCGGATACAAACAGGCTCGACTTTGCAAGAAAGCTAATCGTAGAAACAGATTTGCCGTTTTCTAAGATAGCATTTGCATCTGGATTCTCATCAATAAGGCGTTTTAACGATGCGATTAAAAAACGCTTTACTAGAGCACCGTCCGCTCTTCGAAAGTCTAAATCAAGAGCACAAAATGAATTAAGCGCAATAAAACTGGAGCTTTCGTACCGCCCGCCTTTTTCATGGTCTGATCATCTTAACTTTTACTCTAAACATAGTATTTCTGGTCTTGAGCAGATTGAAGATCAATCCTATTTTCGCCTATTCAGCAAATATGGAACATTAGGACAAATTAAAGTTACGCACTCAAAAGAAAAACCGGTATTATTGGTGACTGTAACTGCATTAGATTACAACTGTTTATATCCACTGACTCAAAACATAAGACAGATGTTTGATTTAAACACTGATCCGCTTTTAGTTTCAAATGCTTTTCAATCTGATAGAAAACTAAATAAACTTATCAAAAGAAATCCGGGCCTAAGATTATCTAGATTTTGGGATGCATATGAGGGAGCCATTTGTACAATACTTGGACAACTCGTATCACTTGCCCAGGCAAGAAAATTGGTAGGCCGTATTGTAGAAAAATATGGCGAAGTTGTTACGAATCCATGGACTGGCAACGAAATAAAGCTCTTTCCAACGCCAAAAGTACTAAGTAATGCAAAATTAGATGATATTGGTACAACTAAAATGCGTGCATCAGCTATAAATCAGCTATCTACAAAAGTGGTAAATGGCGATATAAGGCTAGACCCTTCATTAGAGAATAAGGATCTTAGGGAAGCTCTAGTCTCAATCAAAG
Protein-coding regions in this window:
- a CDS encoding AlkA N-terminal domain-containing protein, with protein sequence MKSKEDIYYEAILTRDYRFDGKFFAGSTSTWIYCRPICPAKPKRENVRFFDTAIEAESAGFRPCLRCHPESAPSSPAWLGKSNIVKRGLNILLGADFYEYDEDSFANVLGISARHVRRLFLDEIGRTPKSIADTNRLDFARKLIVETDLPFSKIAFASGFSSIRRFNDAIKKRFTRAPSALRKSKSRAQNELSAIKLELSYRPPFSWSDHLNFYSKHSISGLEQIEDQSYFRLFSKYGTLGQIKVTHSKEKPVLLVTVTALDYNCLYPLTQNIRQMFDLNTDPLLVSNAFQSDRKLNKLIKRNPGLRLSRFWDAYEGAICTILGQLVSLAQARKLVGRIVEKYGEVVTNPWTGNEIKLFPTPKVLSNAKLDDIGTTKMRASAINQLSTKVVNGDIRLDPSLENKDLREALVSIKGIGPWTADYIALRALGEPDIFPKEDLVLRRSLNTHPYINLVNAAPYRSYLAAHLWSDKTKKHYLEVNQ